From the genome of Frateuria soli:
CGGGCGGGCCGGTGACCATCACCCATCCGGAGATCACCCGCTACTTCATGACCATCCCCGAGGCCTGCCAGCTGATCCTGCAGGCGGCCTGCCTCGGACAAGGCGGCGAGATCTTCGCGCTGGACATGGGCGAGCCGGTGAAGATCCGCGACCTGGCCGAGCAGATGATCCGGCTGGCCGGCAAGAAGCCCGGTACCGAAGTGCCGATCATCTATACCGGCTTGCGCGCGGGCGAGAAGCTGTTCGAGGAGCTGTTCCATCAGCTCGAGAATTACAGCGCCACCGCGCACGCCAAGATCTTCCTCGCGCAGCATCGCGAGGTTTCCTGGGAGCTGTTGCAGGCACTGCTCAACAAGGCCAGCGAAGCCACCCTCACATTCAATGAAGACGAACTGCGGCGCTGCGTTTCGAGCCTGCTGCCGTCGTTCCGCTGGAGCGACGTGGCACAGCCTGACAACGTGGTGTCCATCCGCCGCGAGGCGGGCCGCACCGAACAGGGCCGTATAGAAACAGGAGAAAGCTGAGTGACCAAGCCGTTGCGCAAGGTAGTGTTCCCCGTGGCCGGTCTTGGCACGCGTTTCCTGCCGGCGACCAAAGTGGTCGCCAAGGAAATGCTGCCGGTGCTGGACAAGCCGCTGATCCAGTATGCGGTCGATGAGGCGGTGGACGCTGGCGCCGACACCCTGGTGTTCGTTACCAACCGCTACAAGCACGCCATCGCCGATTACTTCGACAAGGCCTACGAGCTGGAGGCCAAGCTGGAGGAAAAGGGCAAGGACGAGCTGCTCGCCCTGGTACAGGGCACATTGCCCTCCAACGTGCGCGCGATCTTCGTCACGCAGCCGGAGGCACATGGCCTGGGTCATGCCGTCCTGTGCGCCAAACCGGTGGTGGGCAACGAGCCTTTCGGCATCATCCTGCCGGACGATCTGATCTGGAATCGCGGCAAAGGCGCGCTGGGCCAGATGGCCGCGCTGGCGGAATCGGAGAACGCCGGCGTGATCGCGGTGGAGGAAGTGCCGCACGACCAGACCGACAAGTACGGCATCGTCGACGCCGAGCCGATCGACCAGCGCAGCGCGCGCATCCGCTACATGGTCGAAAAGCCCAAGCCCGCCGATGCGCCTTCCAACCTTGCCGTGGTCGGCCGTTACGTGTTGCCGGGCCGCATCTTCGAGTTGCTGGAACAGACCAAGCCCGGGGCCGGCGGCGAGATCCAGCTCACCGACGCCATCGAGGCGCTGCTGACCGAGCAGGGCAAGGTGCTGGCCTATCGTTTCGAGGGCACCCGCTTCGACTGTGGCAACAAGGCCGGCCTGGTCCGGGCCACCATGCACATGGCCATGCAGGATCCCAAGCTCGCGCCGGTCGTGCGCGAGTTCGTCGGTCAGATCTGAGTCTCCGCACCAGGCGATGAGCCTGCAGGCGCCCGCCTGCAGGC
Proteins encoded in this window:
- the galU gene encoding UTP--glucose-1-phosphate uridylyltransferase GalU; translation: MTKPLRKVVFPVAGLGTRFLPATKVVAKEMLPVLDKPLIQYAVDEAVDAGADTLVFVTNRYKHAIADYFDKAYELEAKLEEKGKDELLALVQGTLPSNVRAIFVTQPEAHGLGHAVLCAKPVVGNEPFGIILPDDLIWNRGKGALGQMAALAESENAGVIAVEEVPHDQTDKYGIVDAEPIDQRSARIRYMVEKPKPADAPSNLAVVGRYVLPGRIFELLEQTKPGAGGEIQLTDAIEALLTEQGKVLAYRFEGTRFDCGNKAGLVRATMHMAMQDPKLAPVVREFVGQI